The sequence CTGGACCGCGGCGCCCTGAACTTCGTGATCGTCGGCGCCGGCGCGACCGGGACCGAGACCGCGGGCGCGCTGGCCGAGATGATCCGCGACGTCATGCCGCACGAGTACCAGGACCTGGCCGTCCGGCACGCCCGGGTGATCCTGGTCGATCTCGGCCACACGGTGCTGGGGCCGTTCTCCGACAAGGCGCACGAGTACGCGGCCAAGGTCCTGCAGCGCGACGGCGTCGAGCTGCGGCTCGGCACCTCGGTCAAGGAGGTCCGCGAGGACCGGGCCGTGCTGTCGGACGGCACCACCATTCCTACCCGCTGCGTGGTCTGGGGCGGGGGGATCATGGCGGCGCCGCTGGCCGGCAACGCCGGGCTCACCCAGGGCCGGGGCGGGCGGATCGACGTCGAGCACGACCTGACGGTCGCCGGCCGGCCGGGGGTGTACGCCCTGGGGGACTTCGCCAACATCCCCGCGCCGGACGGACGGTCCTTCCCCCAGCTCGGATCCGTCGCGCTCCAGTCCGGGCAGTGGGCGGCGAAGAACATCGAGGCGGAGATCGCCGGGAAGCCGCCGAGGCCGTTCCACTACCACGACAAGGGCATCATGGCCATGATCGGCCGCAACGCGGCCATCGCCGAGATGGGCGAGCACCGCCACGAGCTGCACGGGCCGATCGCGTTCGCGTCCTGGCTGGGGGTGCACGCCTGGCTCATGACCGGCGCCCGCGCCCGCATCGAGGCCTTCATCGACTGGGGCTGGGACTACTTCTCCAAGAGCCGGGGGCCGCAGGTACTGGACCGCACCGACGTCGCCCGGATCGACTGGGGCGACGACGAGGACGACGACGCCGGGTCGGGCGTGCCAACGACGGAGGCCGCCGTGGGGAGCGCGGGCAGGAGCTCCTAGGGACCGGCGCCGTTCCGGGCGGCGCCCAGGCGATCGAGGA comes from Actinomycetota bacterium and encodes:
- a CDS encoding NAD(P)/FAD-dependent oxidoreductase; translation: MTDPRHVVIVGGGFAGLGCARRLAKRDDIRVTLIDRHNYHQFQPLFYQVATCQLASSDVATSLRKPFRKHPNVAVRMGEVTAVDPVAKVVTLDSGQTIQGDFLVLAAGSQPNFFHTPGAEHTFPLYSLDDAQRLRSRILALFEDADRDPSLLDRGALNFVIVGAGATGTETAGALAEMIRDVMPHEYQDLAVRHARVILVDLGHTVLGPFSDKAHEYAAKVLQRDGVELRLGTSVKEVREDRAVLSDGTTIPTRCVVWGGGIMAAPLAGNAGLTQGRGGRIDVEHDLTVAGRPGVYALGDFANIPAPDGRSFPQLGSVALQSGQWAAKNIEAEIAGKPPRPFHYHDKGIMAMIGRNAAIAEMGEHRHELHGPIAFASWLGVHAWLMTGARARIEAFIDWGWDYFSKSRGPQVLDRTDVARIDWGDDEDDDAGSGVPTTEAAVGSAGRSS